In Nomia melanderi isolate GNS246 chromosome 4, iyNomMela1, whole genome shotgun sequence, the following are encoded in one genomic region:
- the LOC116425267 gene encoding uncharacterized protein LOC116425267: protein MLHSSLPRAFLAPGLNYMGYYGDEIHQHPYNTPPTWHIPMENFSTYSRVSEHHRLQSWDMSRSSTPCPLDLSLKPPPTPNTPKIDDSVESESKKDQEISDELQREPENGVRYKESNDETGSLVVDDFDTIPRCSSVNSHSSYELMSKKEPVQLQESGEKLCTLDEAARLVPFSTINEVVSKSYYAHSQKLNVLTSPNHLQQSVQNYHQQQLLTPQQHLHGMQHAPMTPPSTPSPPQCPRRKIREEDGSPASVGSNSTVSNGSRTSGSVDKFLQRPKKKHARRLKFDEDTSSPVSGTVILGPDEAVVTGDIDPAFNIVEVTEEARAELAKIENRLGPYQCKLCRQLHEDAFQLAQHRCSRIAHVEYRCPECDKRFSCPANLASHRRWHKPRLANGEHSSSATGVEIPCTRCDAKFTRQAALRKHLATQHPESNNNNNNNGNSNNNNNSISLDNQGSTGKIDIIQMVSNSSLNAEIP, encoded by the coding sequence ATGTTACACAGTTCTTTACCGCGAGCGTTTTTGGCTCCAGGATTAAATTACATGGGTTACTATGGCGATGAGATCCATCAGCATCCGTACAATACACCTCCTACATGGCATATTCCCATGGAGAATTTTTCGACGTATTCGAGGGTTTCTGAGCATCACCGTCTCCAATCTTGGGACATGTCTAGATCATCGACTCCGTGTCCTCTGGACCTGTCGCTGAAGCCACCACCTACACCGAACACGCCGAAAATCGATGATTCGGTTGAATCCGAGTCTAAGAAGGATCAGGAGATTTCGGACGAGTTGCAGAGAGAACCGGAGAACGGCGTTAGATATAAAGAGAGTAACGATGAAACAGGTTCGTTGGTAGTCGATGATTTCGACACCATTCCCCGATGTTCATCGGTAAACAGTCATTCCAGTTACGAATTGATGTCGAAGAAGGAACCCGTGCAACTACAGGAATCGGGAGAGAAGCTTTGTACCCTCGATGAAGCTGCGCGACTGGTACCATTCAGCACGATCAACGAAGTCGTTTCGAAATCGTATTATGCGCACAGTCAGAAGCTTAATGTACTCACCAGTCCTAATCATCTGCAGCAATCTGTTCAGAATTATCATCAACAGCAACTTTTGACGCCGCAGCAACACTTGCATGGCATGCAACATGCACCGATGACACCTCCGAGCACACCATCGCCACCGCAATGTCCTAGAAGAAAAATAAGGGAGGAGGATGGCAGTCCAGCGTCGGTGGGAAGCAATTCTACTGTGAGTAACGGTTCCAGGACCAGCGGTTCCGTGGACAAGTTTTTGCAAAGACCAAAGAAGAAACACGCTCGAAGATTGAAATTTGACGAAGACACCAGCAGCCCAGTGTCTGGTACCGTGATTCTGGGACCCGACGAAGCTGTGGTTACCGGAGACATCGATCCGGCCTTCAATATCGTTGAAGTCACCGAAGAGGCGCGAGCGGAACTGGCGAAAATCGAGAATCGTTTGGGTCCGTATCAGTGCAAACTCTGCAGGCAACTTCACGAGGACGCTTTCCAATTGGCCCAACACAGGTGCTCGAGGATAGCCCACGTCGAGTACAGATGCCCGGAATGCGATAAGAGGTTCTCGTGTCCGGCCAATCTGGCGTCCCATCGACGTTGGCACAAACCGAGACTAGCTAACGGGGAGCATTCGTCGTCGGCGACCGGCGTCGAAATTCCTTGCACCAGGTGCGATGCCAAGTTCACCAGGCAAGCCGCTTTAAGGAAGCATTTGGCCACTCAGCATCCGGagagcaacaacaacaacaataacaacggCAAcagcaataacaacaacaacagcattTCATTGGATAATCAAGGATCCACGGGTAAGATTGACATCATTCAGATGGTTTCCAACAGCTCCTTGAACGCTGAAATACCCTGA